The following are encoded in a window of Sminthopsis crassicaudata isolate SCR6 chromosome 3, ASM4859323v1, whole genome shotgun sequence genomic DNA:
- the LOC141563598 gene encoding folate receptor alpha-like isoform X2, with protein sequence MALPGWGLILLCLMTMANGLQKGNDLLNVCMDAKHHKFQPSAEDNLHQQCSPWKKRACCTANTSFAAHEDTSYLYNFNFNHCGMMTPACKRHFIQDLCLYECSPNLGPWIQPVSSSWRKERILNVPLCKEDCNQWWEDCKTSYTCKENWHKGWNWTSGINECPVKAACHPFTFYFPTPASLCRNIWSGSYNASSFGRGSGKCIQMWFDPAQGNPNDAVAEYYAYGSAPGIFSWRASLSFLTLTLLVLLWA encoded by the exons ATGGCTCTACCAGGATGGGGTTTGATTTTGTTGTGCCTCATGACCATGGCAAATGGACTTCAGAAGGGTAACGATCTGCTCAATGTGTGCATGGATGCTAAGCACCACAAGTTCCAGCCTAGTGCAGAAGATAACCTTCATCAGCAG TGTTCTCcatggaaaaaaagagcctgttgCACAGCAAACACAAGCTTTGCTGCCCATGAAGACACCTCCTACCTGTACAACTTTAACTTTAATCACTGCGGCATGATGACTCCAGCCTGCAAACGCCACTTTATCCAGGATTTATGTCTCTATGAGTGCTCCCCCAACCTAGGACCCTGGATCCAGCCG GTGTCCTCAAGCTGGCGGAAAGAACGGATTTTGAATGTCCCCCTGTGCAAGGAAGACTGTAATCAGTGGTGGGAGGACTGCAAAACTTCATATACCTGCAAAGAGAACTGGCATAAAGGCTGGAATTGGACTTCAG GGATTAACGAGTGCCCAGTTAAAGCTGCCTGCCACCCTTTCACATTTTACTTCCCAACACCAGCCTCCTTATGTAGAAACATTTGGAGTGGCTCCTATAATGCAAGCTCTTTTGGCCGGGGCAGTGGCAAATGTATTCAGATGTGGTTTGACCCAGCCCAGGGAAACCCTAATGATGCTGTGGCTGAATACTATGCTTATGGTTCTGCCCCAGGCATCTTCAGTTGGAGGGCCAGTCTCTCCTTCTTGACTCTGACACTGCTGGTGCTTCTCTGGGCTTAA
- the LOC141563598 gene encoding folate receptor alpha-like isoform X1, with product MAQINQVSQTMALPGWGLILLCLMTMANGLQKGNDLLNVCMDAKHHKFQPSAEDNLHQQCSPWKKRACCTANTSFAAHEDTSYLYNFNFNHCGMMTPACKRHFIQDLCLYECSPNLGPWIQPVSSSWRKERILNVPLCKEDCNQWWEDCKTSYTCKENWHKGWNWTSGINECPVKAACHPFTFYFPTPASLCRNIWSGSYNASSFGRGSGKCIQMWFDPAQGNPNDAVAEYYAYGSAPGIFSWRASLSFLTLTLLVLLWA from the exons GTTTCACAGACCATGGCTCTACCAGGATGGGGTTTGATTTTGTTGTGCCTCATGACCATGGCAAATGGACTTCAGAAGGGTAACGATCTGCTCAATGTGTGCATGGATGCTAAGCACCACAAGTTCCAGCCTAGTGCAGAAGATAACCTTCATCAGCAG TGTTCTCcatggaaaaaaagagcctgttgCACAGCAAACACAAGCTTTGCTGCCCATGAAGACACCTCCTACCTGTACAACTTTAACTTTAATCACTGCGGCATGATGACTCCAGCCTGCAAACGCCACTTTATCCAGGATTTATGTCTCTATGAGTGCTCCCCCAACCTAGGACCCTGGATCCAGCCG GTGTCCTCAAGCTGGCGGAAAGAACGGATTTTGAATGTCCCCCTGTGCAAGGAAGACTGTAATCAGTGGTGGGAGGACTGCAAAACTTCATATACCTGCAAAGAGAACTGGCATAAAGGCTGGAATTGGACTTCAG GGATTAACGAGTGCCCAGTTAAAGCTGCCTGCCACCCTTTCACATTTTACTTCCCAACACCAGCCTCCTTATGTAGAAACATTTGGAGTGGCTCCTATAATGCAAGCTCTTTTGGCCGGGGCAGTGGCAAATGTATTCAGATGTGGTTTGACCCAGCCCAGGGAAACCCTAATGATGCTGTGGCTGAATACTATGCTTATGGTTCTGCCCCAGGCATCTTCAGTTGGAGGGCCAGTCTCTCCTTCTTGACTCTGACACTGCTGGTGCTTCTCTGGGCTTAA